A portion of the Micromonospora vinacea genome contains these proteins:
- a CDS encoding PadR family transcriptional regulator encodes MRFHRQHHPMHEARMRGFGFPPVPPGPHGGHEHGHGGPWGGRGRGRGRGRRPNVRSSVLALLTERPMHGYEMIQEIDSRTGGAWRPSPGSIYPTLQLLEDEGVIVASTEESGGGRKRFTVTEAGQAEATEAAQTPPWADVAQGTVSSWHDIRDSGAQAMNALRQVMMNGTDDQRERAAQVLDETRRKLYAILAESE; translated from the coding sequence ATGAGGTTCCACCGACAGCACCACCCGATGCACGAGGCCCGGATGCGGGGGTTCGGCTTCCCGCCGGTCCCGCCCGGTCCGCACGGCGGCCACGAGCACGGACACGGCGGCCCCTGGGGCGGCCGAGGCCGTGGACGGGGTCGGGGCCGACGCCCCAACGTCCGATCCTCGGTGTTGGCCCTGCTCACCGAGCGGCCGATGCACGGCTACGAGATGATCCAGGAGATCGACTCCCGCACCGGCGGTGCGTGGCGGCCGAGCCCAGGCTCGATCTACCCCACCCTCCAGCTACTGGAGGACGAGGGAGTGATCGTCGCCAGCACCGAGGAGTCCGGTGGTGGGCGGAAGCGGTTCACTGTCACCGAGGCCGGTCAGGCCGAGGCCACCGAAGCCGCGCAGACCCCGCCGTGGGCGGACGTCGCCCAGGGCACGGTGAGCAGCTGGCACGACATCCGCGACTCCGGCGCGCAGGCGATGAACGCCCTGCGCCAGGTCATGATGAATGGCACCGACGACCAGCGCGAGCGGGCCGCCCAGGTGCTCGACGAGACCCGGCGCAAGCTGTACGCGATCCTCGCCGAATCCGAGTGA